Genomic DNA from Magnolia sinica isolate HGM2019 chromosome 4, MsV1, whole genome shotgun sequence:
TGTGATTCACCTCTCCTTGGGTGAATTGCCTTAGCATCTCTTATTAAATTGATGGAATTTTGTGTATGTCATTTGTGTTCACATCTATATTCTGTCAGCTCATTAGCTGTCATCAATTATATGACTAACATGggcaatacatattatattacacACATGCGTGCATAGGCACctgtgaacacacacacacacacacacacaacacatgcAAACACACAAACATACGCAAGAAAGTGCACTTTCATGTGCACACACCCACGCATGCCCTTCTTTAACTTCCATTCTAATCGGTGGATATCTCTCATAAGGAATCGAAGGAGGTTGCGATGATTTATTCCAGGAAATCCCCAATGAAAAATACACACTATTCCTTCATGTTTTGATTACAGACACTGTGACTGTCATGCATGCCTTCCCATGtttgggcatgggcccaaaaatcaggccaatccatgacttgggtggaccacaacatggggCGCAATTGAGGGGGACACCCACCCTTCATTTTGTGGAGGGCCCACCATGTCGCacatataccatccaatccattcatctggtaCATTCGCCCCAAATAAAGGgacacctcaaaaatcaggccatacGGGAATTCTGGTGTGCCCAGTGCAATCAAATGTGGGCATCCCCCTCCCAACTTCTCCTGCTTGCGTggcctatttgagttttggattggcctgatttttgggcccatagctAAACACAGTGAGGCATGcatgatggtcggagtggatgtcatcaacaaatcacggtggggcctacaaaggTTGTTGCTAGTTGTGTTGGTAATGGTGGGATGTTAGAAAAATCCATACACAATAATTCACCATCAAATGTTTTAGTTCATTACTTCTATTTTCTTTTGTAGGCTTAAAGTCACATGCCGTGACACTATATGAAGCGGGAAAACTAGGAGATGCTAGCATTGCAGAACTTTGCAAGGATCTGACTACATTGGAAGGAAGCAAATTTGAGGGAGAACTGCAGGAATTTGCCAATCATGCATTTAGTCTTCGATGTGTACTGGAGTGCCTGCAATCGGGTGGGGTAAGAACTGATGTAACTGTTGAAGAAGCTCGTGGTACAATGGAAGTGCCATCTTCGGTCGCTGATGAGGCTACTTCTCTAGTAGCTGATATCAGTATAACTGGGGAATCTGGTGACTCAGGCACACATGAAGTACTTGGCAATGAGTATCCTTTGGATTTAATGCAATCTGGCACGGCTCAGGCTGGTGAGACTCCCATTGAATCATTTTCCGGAAGCATTGGTCATGAATCTGCTCCAGCCACCTTCTCAGAAACTGCCGTGGGCTCAAATGAAGATATCGATCCTGCAAATGATTTCCAGGGTGATGGGAATTTGATGTCCTTAGATGGTCCAAACACTGGAAAAGGCATTTTAAAGAGAAAAAGGCAGTATCATGTTAATATTCTTCGCTGTGAAAGCTTGGCTGCTCTTGCACCTGCAAccttagaccggttatttcatcGCAACTATGATATTGTTGTATCTATGGttcctcttccttcttcatcAGTTTTACCTGGACCAACAGGACCTATCCACTTTGGTCCACCCTCTTATTCCTCCATGACACCATGGATGAAACTGCTATTGTATTCAGATGTGGGTAATGGCCCCCTATCAGTTGTTTTAATGAAAGGACAATGTTTGCGATTGCTTCCTGCACCATTGGCGGGTTGCAGAAAAGCCATAATATGGTCCTGGGATGGGTCGATAGTGGGAGGATTGGGGGGCAAGTTCGAAGGGAACTTGGTCAATGGAAATATACTTTTACACTGTTTAAACTCGCTTCTCAAGTACTCGGCTGTGCTTGTGCAGCCCCTGAGCAAATATGATCTTGATGAGTTTGGAAGGACCAGCACAATTGATATTCCATTGCCCCTGAATAATTCTGATGGTTCAGTTGCAGATGTAGGGAAAGAGATGGGACTATCTACAGAGGAAAATACGAAGTTAAAAATGCTATTGAATGATCTCTCAAATAAGTTAGAATTATGGACAATTGGCTATATTAGGCTATTGAAGCTGCATAAGGAAAGAGAATCCGATTACTTTTCCACTGACAATGAAGAGTATGAATGGGTTCCTTTGAGTCTGGAATTTGGGGTTCCACTTTTCAGTCCAAAATTATGCAGTCACATTTGTGAGAGGGTGGTCTCATCGCACTTACTTCAAATGGATTCACTTCACGAACATCATGATGCAATGCatagtttaagaaaaaaattgcgGGAAGTTTGTGCAGAGTACCAAGCAACAGGTCCTACTGCAAAGATCTTATACCAAAGGGAACAGGCAAAGGAACCATCACATCAGCTTATGAACTATGCTAGTGGAAGGTGGAATCCATTAGAACCTTCAACTCCAATTTCTGGGACCTTAAGTGACCATCAGAGGCTCAAACTTGCGAATCGGCAGCGTTGTCGCACTGAAGTTTTAAGCTTTGATGGTAGCATTCTCAGGTATTTGCAAGCAGCCATCCATATATATTCACATTTtcctctaatgatgatctattaTATTCCTTTCATGAGGATTTATTTGACTAAAAAATACTGGCAGTTTTTGTTCTATCTTGAAATggtttaggtgggacccaccttccagTAACTTATTGTTTTGATCTGGAGCCCTCATCATCAAGGCATTCTATAACAttaacagtggccgtaacggccaccctAATGGCCATTACGATGCAAGCTATAGCGGCCATTACATCCCTATGATGTTCAAAATTTTGTTGAAAGGAAGAAACTGCATCGGCCCACCTATATAACCATTAGACATTCGAAATTGAATGATTCTAGCCATCTAACGAAAATAGACAATTACAACCAATGGGGCATATTTAATGGTGGCCTAATCAGATAGTTATGATCATCTGATAAGAATATTTTGGGGGCATCTCACATCCATCATGGGAACCACCATATGAACAATTTTGGCCCGCAGGTAGCTACCATGTGCAGTTTATTGGGCCAAACAAAAGCTTGAGTGTTGTGCATCTCCTCTCCAATCAATAATGGGTTTCCCTGTATATCCATTTATATTTCATTAAACTCAGTATATTTAATACAGGAGTGAGTGCCTCAATGTTTAGCTTCTCAGAGACTTGGGCTAGAATCTTATGTtaattttgcaccatttaaaaaaatgatggcAGCTCTTCAACCATACACTTGGAATAATTCTATGCCTATCCACATTGTCCAAGTCGCTGTCCCAACTGTGGATGGTGCATAACCAAAAAAATTTCTTgaagaagataatattaaccatctgatttttccctgCAAATTTGGAcgactcactattttacttttaaccatccattttatatccattaattggatggttatgattgcttgTTTAGTGTTTTCATAGAGATAcattccatccacaatgggagccacaatttggatggactagatagctgtacatcagtgccagatgtgaggaggatgagtcccCACCAATTCTTAAATTATGCAAAGCTAGCACAGGATAGGAGTTTAGCCCCAGAGATATTCCCATTTTCGTGGAAATATGCTCCATTTGTATCTTAGATAAACTGTAACACATCACGGTTTTCTGGCACCCCACTTCAGAATAATGTGTTGGATGATGTGGATTTCAAGCATGTAACATGTATTGGACTATCATACATAAGCCTGTGCCAGTATAAAGATGCAGACCcattttttattgttattttttcttTGTGGATAACAAGTACGTGGGAATAAAAGGATGAAACTAGAATATGATTATAATGAAATTTTGAAGGTGATGCATTCTGCATTGTTGAACATCGAGTCAAACAAGTGTTTCCAAAAGTGGAAAGAATTTAAAAGAACGAAACAATTAGAAGAACACACAAACATGAATTCATTCATTCTAGTATCCAATTATTTAAAACATTCACGGCAATTTTATAGAACCATTAACAGGAgggtgaaaatatttagaaagcCTTCCAGACTTGGGGACTACTATGTGGGCttgatattattattttttgagttgTAACCCAACCATATGTTACTATcattaattaagcttatttatCAATGTTCTCTCATAGCTGGCATTCACTGTATCTGAGCCACCAAAACATTCctgacagattttttttttattttttttttcaaacttttttaaaaaaataaaataaaatttcaggtCGTATGCTCTCACTCCTGTATATGAGGCTGCAACAAGGCCCATTGAAGAGTCAACCTCAACAGCACCAGTAAAACCCGAGTCAGAGGATGCCGATAGCAGAGAAGTTGTCCTGCCTGGGGTTAATCTCATCTTTGATGGATCCAGCTTGAGCCCATTCGATATAGGTGCTTGTTTGCAGGCTCGTCAACCAGTCTCCTTAATAGCAGAGGCATCAGCAGCTTCCGCCTCCCAGCAGACTAGGTTGTGGTGATTGGACATTTTGTGAGGGTAGATGTAGAAgtaaacatggtggtgggcctgGTAACCAAATATTGGTTGCTGTCCAGCTGGTCTCACTGTCTACTGCATGCTTGTTTGGTTCAGCCGCTTCCTCGGGGCAGGCTAACAAGTAAGGTAAGGTTGCTGGGAAAAGACTCTTAAAAGGTCACCTTGACACTTGAATTATCTTGAGGAAACAGGAATACAATATGAAGCCTGCATCTTTGGAACATGTAGCAGGGGTGTGCATTATCGGGATTGCTTGTCAGGCCCCACTATGGATGAGATATAGCCCAAGCTTCATTCTAGtgggatgatcttaactgtctgattgGATTATTTTGAGGGAGAAAGGGATGATTAAAAAATGGACCAGTGGATCACACACCAGATAAAAGGCAtccatccaagcctattgtaTTTTCCAGCTATAGACCTTCCATGATGAGCAGTCCAGGTCATGTACAAATGCCACGTGTCTTATAGATTGCATGTGACATTTTGTATGGCGGAGATGTTAGAATTCCTCTGGGGTGCTGCAGACAGAATATTTGTTTTGCAtgttcatttgaaaaaaaaagaaccagCACAATAGTTGCTATACGATGATGCGGCATGGATTTGAATTGCAAGCGTtagtccattcaagtgggctaaGTAACCAAAATGCAATTACATTTCGGCATTCAAACCAAGGGTatgggctccaaattgcaattacattagtTGCAAGTTCGACTTAAGAGGAACAAAAACTGCAATTCGAGGGTTGCCCATTACAAGTGATAGGAAATGTACTTGATTCTGTCGTCTCCTTTTCATTGTACTGAATGTTTGTGGTTCAATTCACCTGCTCATCCAAACATAGCcttggtgctctctctctctctctctctctctctctctctctctcttgctctgaTGCTTTTGTTGTTATTGCAGGTGGTGTTATGGATTCAATTCTTTGCTGCCCGATGTTTATTCAAATTTCGTGCCATGTGTTGATCATTGAGATTTGTTTGTAAGTAATCTGCAGCAGCACTCTTGCTGAGTTTCTCTGAAGCTTTGAAGAAAGCCCATCTCCCTCGTATGGGGGGAGTGCGCACACACCCAAGGATGTTTACAGCCTTAAATTGAAATTCCAGATTTTTGTGCTGTGATCTTGGACAGAGAAAGTACTAAATGCAATTCACATCATAGAAGTCCCATGCTGCTCCCTCTGCAATTCATGGCTCATATTACACGCTGCAAACATTTGTGGTGATTGAGGCTATTGATCTGGTGGGTCACCATTTTGATGGGCTATAGGCTGAAATTCGCAATTGATTAGACATCTTAACCATCCGGTTGTGAGTTTTTGGTTGAATGCGGGCGCTTCTTTAAGCCTCCCTTTTCTGGTCACTGATCTGATGGTTATATCAGTCTCTTCCCCATATGTTCGGGGTGGGACCTATCTACCCATGCAATGGTGCACCAGATCAATAGTCGTGATACTGCGTGTTTTCGGCATGTGCCATGAGGATGGAGCTGCCAGAACTTACATGATAAGGGCTGCATACTAACATTtctgacaaaaaaataaaaataaaaaaatccctagAAATTAACATTATATATGAAAAGAACAGTCTTGAAGAttaacaaaaagaaaattttagagGCCGTTTCGTTGCTGATATAGGGGAGGGACTGCCGATGTTGCATCAGCTGTTTTATGTGTTGGTGGGTCGTGCTTCAAGCAAAAGTATCTGAATCTAGGGGTGCATGACCCATGTTCAGAAACACAAGGACTTTGTTGATACGACTTGACTAGATCAAACGCATCAATACTCTTAAGAATATCGATTCATTCATAACTCGGTCGAGACTCAGTTGACTCAACTCAAGAATACCAAATTTGAGtggaaaaaacataaaaaaacaaCGAAAGT
This window encodes:
- the LOC131242363 gene encoding uncharacterized protein LOC131242363 — protein: MQRTPNTVEEQLLLKSIKEECPWENLPKRLQATLTSKEEWHKRVIDHCIKKRLQWDACFARKVCKEAEYYEEMMRYLRKNLALFPYHLGEYVCRVMRVSPFRYYCEMIFEVMKNEQPYDSIPNFSAADALRLTGIGRNEFIDIMNKCRSKKIMWKLNKSIAKELLPTQPVDFPIEPWWGVCLVNFTLEEFKKLSEEEMATIDKVCKEEANSFVLFDPEVVRGLFRRGLIYFDVPVYPDDRFKVSRLEGFVSNREQSYEDPIEELLYAVFVVSSENATVAELAATLQADLSQLQAAASFACRLGWAVKVIDPASVLQESSLPGSPSNILSDDEDGSHASVNSANMSADSNAVPQGEGPGQENQRASSGPARLAFVVDANITSYLMMGSLSPGLKSHAVTLYEAGKLGDASIAELCKDLTTLEGSKFEGELQEFANHAFSLRCVLECLQSGGVRTDVTVEEARGTMEVPSSVADEATSLVADISITGESGDSGTHEVLGNEYPLDLMQSGTAQAGETPIESFSGSIGHESAPATFSETAVGSNEDIDPANDFQGDGNLMSLDGPNTGKGILKRKRQYHVNILRCESLAALAPATLDRLFHRNYDIVVSMVPLPSSSVLPGPTGPIHFGPPSYSSMTPWMKLLLYSDVGNGPLSVVLMKGQCLRLLPAPLAGCRKAIIWSWDGSIVGGLGGKFEGNLVNGNILLHCLNSLLKYSAVLVQPLSKYDLDEFGRTSTIDIPLPLNNSDGSVADVGKEMGLSTEENTKLKMLLNDLSNKLELWTIGYIRLLKLHKERESDYFSTDNEEYEWVPLSLEFGVPLFSPKLCSHICERVVSSHLLQMDSLHEHHDAMHSLRKKLREVCAEYQATGPTAKILYQREQAKEPSHQLMNYASGRWNPLEPSTPISGTLSDHQRLKLANRQRCRTEVLSFDGSILRSYALTPVYEAATRPIEESTSTAPVKPESEDADSREVVLPGVNLIFDGSSLSPFDIGACLQARQPVSLIAEASAASASQQTRLW